One Streptomyces sp. V4I8 genomic window carries:
- a CDS encoding long-chain fatty acid--CoA ligase, translating into MSDAQTLIENRPPSVATLFLERVAATPDAEAYRHPVAPASGEGPDEWKSLSWAQAAERVYAIAAGLIELGVEPEQRVALASSTRIEWILADLGIMCAGAATTTVYPQTNAEESAFILSDSESRVLIAEDASQLAKAQEKRAELPNLTHVVVIDPAGVETADWILTLDELEKRGAARLEKDPELIEQRVGAITKDQLATLIYTSGTTGRPKGVRLPHDNWSYMAKAIAATGLVGPEDVQYLWLPLAHVFGKVLTSGQIEVGHVTAVDGRVDKIIENLPVVQPTYMAAVPRIFEKVYNGVAAKARAGGGAKYKIFQWAAEVSREYAKVTQDNFRRTGTHSAPFGLAAKHKVADTLVYAKIREAFGGNLRACVSGSAALSPEIGYFFAGAGIHILEGYGLTESSAASFVNPGEAYRTGTVGKPLPGTEVRIADDGEILLRGPGIMEGYHGLPDKTAEVLESDGWFHTGDIGELSPDGYLRITDRKKDLIKTSGGKYIAPAEVEGQFKAVCPYVSNILVHGADRNFCTALIALDEPSILAWAEENGLAGKSYAEIVAAPATVEMVDGYVKQLNAGLQKWQTIKKFRLLPRDLDVEHGEITPSLKLKRPVVEREYKGLIEEMYAGTREA; encoded by the coding sequence GTGAGCGACGCACAGACACTGATCGAGAACCGTCCGCCGAGCGTGGCGACCCTCTTCCTGGAGCGTGTGGCGGCCACACCGGACGCCGAGGCATATCGCCATCCAGTGGCACCGGCCTCGGGCGAGGGCCCGGACGAGTGGAAGTCGCTGAGCTGGGCCCAGGCCGCCGAGCGGGTCTACGCCATCGCGGCCGGGCTCATCGAGCTGGGCGTCGAGCCCGAGCAGCGGGTGGCCCTCGCCTCCTCCACCCGGATCGAGTGGATACTGGCCGACCTGGGCATCATGTGCGCCGGCGCGGCGACGACCACCGTCTATCCGCAGACCAACGCCGAAGAATCGGCCTTCATCCTCTCCGACTCCGAGAGCCGGGTCCTCATCGCCGAGGACGCGTCCCAGCTGGCCAAGGCGCAGGAGAAGCGCGCCGAGCTGCCGAACCTGACGCATGTCGTCGTCATCGACCCGGCCGGCGTCGAGACCGCCGACTGGATCCTCACCCTGGACGAGCTGGAGAAGCGCGGCGCGGCCCGGCTGGAGAAGGACCCCGAGCTGATCGAGCAGCGGGTCGGCGCGATCACCAAGGACCAGCTGGCCACCCTGATCTACACCTCCGGCACCACCGGCCGCCCCAAGGGCGTGCGGCTGCCGCACGACAACTGGTCGTACATGGCGAAGGCGATCGCCGCGACGGGCCTGGTCGGCCCGGAGGACGTGCAGTACCTGTGGCTGCCGCTCGCGCACGTCTTCGGCAAGGTGCTCACCTCCGGCCAGATCGAGGTCGGGCACGTCACCGCAGTGGACGGCCGGGTCGACAAGATCATCGAGAATCTGCCGGTCGTGCAGCCGACGTACATGGCGGCCGTTCCGCGCATCTTCGAGAAGGTCTACAACGGGGTCGCCGCCAAGGCCCGCGCGGGCGGCGGCGCCAAGTACAAGATCTTCCAGTGGGCCGCAGAGGTCTCCCGCGAGTACGCCAAGGTCACCCAGGACAACTTCCGGCGCACCGGCACCCACTCCGCGCCCTTCGGCCTCGCCGCCAAGCACAAGGTCGCCGACACGCTCGTGTACGCCAAGATCCGCGAGGCCTTCGGCGGCAACCTGCGCGCGTGTGTGTCGGGCAGCGCCGCGCTCTCCCCGGAGATCGGCTACTTCTTCGCGGGCGCCGGCATCCACATCCTGGAGGGCTACGGGCTCACGGAGTCCTCGGCCGCGTCGTTCGTGAACCCGGGTGAGGCCTACCGCACCGGCACGGTCGGCAAGCCGCTGCCCGGCACGGAGGTCCGTATCGCCGACGACGGGGAGATCCTGCTGCGGGGCCCCGGCATCATGGAGGGCTACCACGGGCTGCCCGACAAGACCGCGGAAGTGCTGGAGAGCGACGGCTGGTTCCACACCGGTGACATCGGTGAGCTGTCCCCCGACGGGTACCTGCGCATCACCGACCGCAAGAAGGACCTCATCAAGACGTCGGGCGGCAAGTACATCGCGCCGGCCGAGGTCGAGGGGCAGTTCAAGGCGGTGTGCCCGTACGTCTCCAACATCCTGGTGCACGGGGCCGACCGGAACTTCTGCACGGCGCTGATCGCGCTGGACGAGCCGTCGATTCTGGCGTGGGCCGAGGAGAACGGGCTGGCCGGGAAGTCGTACGCGGAGATCGTGGCCGCGCCGGCCACCGTCGAGATGGTCGACGGCTATGTGAAGCAGCTCAACGCCGGGCTGCAGAAGTGGCAGACGATCAAGAAGTTCCGGTTGCTGCCTCGGGATCTCGATGTGGAGCACGGGGAGATCACGCCGAGTCTGAAGTTGAAGCGGCCGGTTGTGGAGCGGGAGTACAAGGGGCTGATCGAGGAGATGTACGCGGGAACGCGCGAAGCGTAG
- the hemW gene encoding radical SAM family heme chaperone HemW encodes MPSALPDGEPVPADGALPPHALADAADRPLGFYLHVPYCATRCGYCDFNTYTATELRGTGGVLASRDNYAETLADEIRLARKVLGDDPRQVRTVFVGGGTPTLLAADDLVRMLGAIRDEFGLAPDAEITTEANPESVDPAYLATLREGGFNRISFGMQSAKQHVLKILDRTHTPGRPEACVAEARAAGFGHVNLDLIYGTPGESDDDWRASLEAAIGAGPDHVSAYALIVEEGTQLARRIRRGEVPMTDDDVHADRYLIAEETFTAAGFDWYEVSNWATSEAARCLHNELYWRGADWWGAGPGAHSHVGGVRWWNVKHPGAYAGALAAGKSPGAGRELLSEEDRRVERVLLELRLREGVPLELLREDGLAASRRALGEGLLQEGPYAEGRAVLTLRGRLLADAVVRDLVD; translated from the coding sequence ATGCCCTCCGCACTCCCCGACGGCGAGCCCGTCCCCGCCGACGGCGCGCTGCCGCCGCACGCCCTCGCCGACGCGGCCGACCGCCCCCTCGGCTTCTACCTGCACGTCCCGTACTGCGCGACCCGCTGCGGCTACTGCGACTTCAACACCTACACGGCGACCGAGCTGCGCGGCACGGGCGGAGTGCTGGCGTCCCGCGACAACTACGCCGAGACGCTCGCCGACGAGATCCGCCTCGCCCGCAAGGTCCTCGGCGACGACCCGCGCCAGGTCCGCACGGTCTTCGTCGGCGGCGGTACACCCACGCTGCTGGCCGCCGACGATCTCGTACGGATGCTGGGGGCGATCCGCGACGAGTTCGGGCTGGCGCCGGACGCGGAGATCACCACGGAGGCGAACCCGGAGTCGGTCGACCCGGCTTATCTGGCCACGCTCCGCGAGGGCGGCTTCAACCGGATCTCCTTCGGCATGCAGAGCGCGAAGCAGCATGTACTGAAGATCCTGGACCGCACGCACACCCCCGGCCGCCCCGAGGCCTGCGTCGCGGAGGCCCGCGCGGCGGGCTTCGGGCATGTGAACCTGGACCTGATCTACGGCACACCGGGGGAGTCGGACGACGACTGGCGGGCCTCGCTGGAGGCGGCGATCGGCGCCGGGCCCGACCACGTCTCGGCGTACGCCCTGATCGTCGAGGAGGGCACCCAGCTGGCCCGCCGTATCCGCCGGGGCGAGGTCCCCATGACGGACGACGACGTCCACGCGGACCGGTACCTGATCGCCGAGGAGACGTTCACGGCGGCCGGTTTCGACTGGTACGAGGTCTCCAACTGGGCCACCTCGGAGGCGGCCCGCTGTCTGCACAACGAGCTGTACTGGCGCGGCGCCGACTGGTGGGGCGCGGGGCCGGGGGCCCACTCGCATGTGGGCGGGGTGCGGTGGTGGAACGTGAAGCATCCGGGGGCGTATGCGGGGGCGCTGGCGGCGGGGAAGTCGCCGGGGGCGGGGCGGGAGCTGCTGTCGGAGGAGGACCGGAGGGTGGAGCGCGTCCTGCTGGAGCTGCGGTTGCGGGAGGGCGTGCCGCTGGAGCTGCTGCGGGAGGACGGGCTGGCGGCTTCTCGGCGGGCTCTGGGGGAGGGGCTGCTTCAGGAGGGGCCGTATGCGGAGGGGCGTGCGGTGCTGACGTTGCGGGGGCGGTTGCTGGCGGATGCGGTGGTCAGGGATTTGGTGGACTGA
- a CDS encoding SpoIIE family protein phosphatase, whose amino-acid sequence MGAIPAQRETVTRASGVPAHGGVGAETRTTLPGSALSPGSARTLVRNALTEWAASGVPGTEHLTDRLVDDAVVVVSELVTNAVVHAGTDVELACRLEDETGALVVEVLDHHPSRAPRDGEFEAPYETPEYGRGLRLVSRLAESWGVTYRTGAKIVWARLPAEDPVAARDDIEAYAEERALERGLRVAEILAPEPPPLSNPLERGYPHRAERERDWLNRGALSFLAEASDLLAGQLDENLVAALAGQLIVPRLADWCAVWLEDEVAGRWGYPRSGEAEGGWAVDGTAGTGPRLARVWHGSENLIEELRRALEKEPPLPPDSHRTGPVAYPWPGEALGSRGVRGTALAYRLVAGGRPLGTLVIGRADLMHFPDEVTGLVEDLSRRVALAIGAARQYARQATISRVLQRGLLPGAVAEIPGVVSALVYEPCDKGGPSGDFYDLFPAGDGRWCFAIGDVQGKGPEAAVVIGIARPWLRLLAREGYRVADVLDRLNQLLLDDATEAADAAARALVGPVPPGDGPQTRFLSLLYGELTPIDGGIRCTLASAGHPLPLLLGAGGEVHTAAHPQTLLGVIEDATYTSETFELRSGDTLLCVTDGVTERRSGSRQFDDGDGLATALAGCAGLNAQLIAERIRQLVHEFSGRPPEDDLALLVLQAE is encoded by the coding sequence ATGGGGGCCATTCCGGCGCAACGGGAGACCGTCACCCGTGCCTCTGGTGTGCCTGCGCACGGGGGCGTGGGCGCGGAAACCCGCACCACCCTCCCCGGCAGCGCCCTCTCCCCGGGCTCCGCCCGCACCCTCGTGCGCAACGCCCTCACCGAATGGGCCGCCTCCGGTGTCCCCGGCACCGAACACCTCACCGACCGGCTCGTCGACGACGCCGTCGTGGTCGTGAGCGAGCTCGTCACCAACGCCGTCGTGCACGCCGGTACCGATGTCGAACTCGCCTGCCGGCTGGAGGACGAGACCGGCGCCCTCGTCGTCGAGGTCCTGGACCACCACCCCTCGCGCGCCCCGCGCGACGGCGAGTTCGAGGCGCCGTACGAGACACCGGAGTACGGGCGCGGGCTGCGCCTCGTGTCCCGGCTCGCGGAGTCCTGGGGTGTCACCTATCGCACCGGCGCCAAGATCGTGTGGGCGCGGCTGCCCGCCGAGGACCCGGTGGCGGCCAGGGACGACATCGAGGCGTACGCGGAGGAGCGGGCGCTGGAGCGCGGGCTGCGCGTCGCCGAGATCCTCGCGCCCGAGCCTCCCCCACTCTCGAATCCGCTCGAGCGGGGGTACCCCCATCGCGCCGAGCGGGAACGGGACTGGCTCAACAGGGGCGCCCTGTCCTTCCTCGCCGAGGCGTCCGACCTGCTCGCCGGGCAGCTCGACGAGAACCTGGTCGCCGCGCTCGCCGGCCAGCTGATCGTGCCGCGGCTGGCGGACTGGTGCGCGGTGTGGCTGGAGGACGAGGTCGCCGGGCGCTGGGGATACCCCCGATCGGGTGAGGCCGAGGGCGGCTGGGCGGTGGACGGCACCGCGGGGACCGGGCCCCGGCTGGCCCGCGTCTGGCACGGTTCCGAGAACCTCATCGAGGAACTCCGCCGCGCCCTGGAGAAGGAGCCGCCACTGCCGCCCGACTCCCACCGCACCGGGCCCGTCGCCTATCCCTGGCCCGGCGAGGCGCTGGGCTCGCGCGGGGTGCGCGGCACGGCGCTCGCGTACCGGCTGGTCGCCGGGGGCCGCCCGCTGGGCACGCTGGTCATCGGGCGGGCCGACCTCATGCACTTCCCCGACGAGGTCACCGGGCTCGTCGAGGACCTCAGCCGCCGGGTGGCCCTCGCCATCGGCGCCGCCCGCCAGTACGCCCGGCAGGCCACCATCAGCCGGGTCCTGCAACGCGGACTGCTGCCCGGTGCCGTCGCGGAGATCCCAGGGGTGGTCAGCGCCCTGGTGTACGAGCCGTGCGACAAGGGCGGCCCGAGCGGCGACTTCTACGACCTCTTCCCGGCCGGTGACGGCCGCTGGTGCTTCGCCATCGGCGACGTCCAGGGCAAGGGGCCCGAGGCGGCCGTGGTGATCGGCATCGCACGCCCCTGGCTGCGGCTCCTCGCCCGCGAGGGCTACCGCGTCGCCGACGTCCTCGACCGCCTCAACCAGCTCCTCCTCGACGACGCCACGGAGGCCGCCGACGCCGCCGCCCGCGCCCTCGTCGGACCGGTCCCGCCCGGCGACGGCCCGCAGACCCGCTTCCTGTCCCTCCTGTACGGCGAACTCACCCCCATCGACGGCGGCATCCGCTGCACCCTCGCCTCCGCCGGACATCCGCTGCCGCTGCTGCTGGGCGCGGGCGGCGAGGTCCACACCGCCGCGCACCCGCAGACCCTCCTCGGCGTCATCGAGGACGCGACGTACACCAGCGAGACCTTCGAGCTGCGCTCCGGCGACACCCTGCTGTGCGTGACCGACGGGGTGACGGAGCGGCGCAGCGGCTCCCGCCAGTTCGACGACGGCGACGGTCTCGCGACGGCCCTCGCCGGATGCGCGGGGCTGAACGCCCAGCTGATCGCGGAACGGATCCGGCAGCTGGTGCACGAGTTCAGCGGCCGTCCGCCGGAGGACGATCTGGCGCTGCTGGTGCTGCAGGCCGAGTAA
- a CDS encoding Uma2 family endonuclease has protein sequence MTAVDERGMTKYFEELEPPEGVKVELLRGEIVMMAAPDLVHNRIVVDVQDQIPRKPWERLQTTDLDIFDEASEPIPDLVVLERGVAPASGNLVPSQLVTLVVEVVSKTSVDRDYGLKRSIYAAGKIPAYLIIDPIMAHCVLLTDPIGEGDQADYRGQWITKFGDPVPLELLAVELDTSEFGTITGVRRHRLP, from the coding sequence ATGACCGCTGTGGACGAGCGTGGGATGACCAAGTACTTCGAGGAGCTTGAGCCTCCCGAGGGTGTCAAGGTCGAGCTCCTCCGGGGGGAAATCGTGATGATGGCCGCTCCTGATCTGGTGCACAACCGGATCGTGGTGGACGTGCAGGACCAGATCCCGCGCAAGCCCTGGGAACGGCTCCAGACGACGGACCTGGACATCTTCGACGAGGCCAGCGAGCCCATTCCGGACCTGGTGGTGCTGGAACGCGGTGTGGCTCCAGCCTCGGGCAACCTCGTGCCGTCCCAGCTGGTCACCTTGGTGGTCGAGGTGGTCTCGAAGACGAGTGTCGACCGGGACTACGGGCTCAAGCGCTCCATCTACGCGGCAGGCAAGATCCCCGCCTACCTGATCATCGACCCGATCATGGCGCACTGTGTTCTGCTCACCGACCCCATCGGTGAAGGAGACCAAGCCGACTACCGCGGTCAGTGGATCACGAAGTTCGGTGACCCCGTGCCGCTCGAATTGCTCGCCGTGGAACTGGACACGAGCGAGTTCGGGACCATCACCGGAGTCAGGCGTCACCGGCTGCCGTAA
- a CDS encoding HAMP domain-containing protein, with the protein MSENRATRVLEDGQKDGQIRASELRPLLAAMTAARDGDFRRLPETGEGVVAELTAVFNQIMDRSTHFNREVQRVKRELVRHGRLDERLSASPGPGDWTTRVNDVNHVLDALVAPAANATRVLDAVAGGDLTQRVDLHDGSRQLRGDLRRLGRAVNKMVDQLSLFTGEVTRVAREVGTEGRLGGRAKVQGLSGSWRDVTEAVNTMASRLTAQVRDIALVTTAVARGDLTRTVTVEATGELLELKLTVNTMVDQLSAFADEVTRVAREVGTEGQLGGRAQVRGVSGVWKDLTDNVNFMASNLTSQVRNIAQVTTAVANGDLSQKITVDAQGEILELKSTINTMVDQLSAFADEVTRVAREVGTEGNLGGRAQVRGVSGVWKDLTDNVNFMADNLTSQVRNIALVSTAVAQGDLGKKITVEAKGEILELKSTINTMVDQLSAFADEVTRVAREVGTEGNLGGQAQVRGVSGVWRDLTDNVNFMALNLTSQVRNIAQVTTAVANGDLSKKITVDARGEILELKDTVNTMVQQLRAFADEVTRVAREVGTDGRLGGRAQVLGVSGVWRDLTDNVNYMADNLTSQVRNIAQVTTAVANGDLSKKIDVDARGEILELKTAINTMVDTLSSFSSEVTRVAREVGSEGQLGGQARVEGVYGTWKRLTTNVNELASNLTTQVRAIAEVASAVAQGDMSRSITVETRGEVAELKDNINLMVANLRETTRAKDWLESNLARLAALMQGHRDLMEVADLLLRELTPLVNAQYGAFFLADPDEESAALRTTVPAKGLAFIAGYGSAQGATVETGGLPVHGLVRQAAREKKRILVEEAPPDYIKINSGLGEAAPTSVVIIPILFEDKLLGVIELASFSRFSDVHLAFFDQFVNTIAVAINTIIANSRTESLLGESQRLAMQLQERSDELQMQQAELQRSNAELEEKAALLATSSQYKSEFLANMSHELRTPLNSLLILARLLSDNPDGHLTDQEVQFATTIHRSGSDLLQLINDILDLSKIEAGRMDVRPKKLPLIKLLDYVHATFRPLTLDRGLAFEVSVGEDVPRDMYSDEQRLQQILRNLLSNAIKFTATGRVELRVSRMKDPERRWGSPRSSEVESGAVLRESDEVIAFAVSDTGIGIAAEKLPVIFEAFQQADGTTNRKYGGTGLGLSISREIAGLLGGRIVAESEPGEGSTFTLYVPVASPGHAATGPVPENRPLPAPEQLSAETYPTAHDADESWPTPAKLEAWQTGRAGRVLPGRRVLIVDDDIRNVFALTHVLGRVGMPVLYAENGREGIETLERNPDVELVLMDIMMPEMDGYETISAIRRTPRWVDLPIVALTAKAMPGDREKSIARGANDYVPKPVDVDQLLTVVRDLLDPEGAEPAEAPRRRSGEELAAKPENTAGPGQSTSEEEEVPPTITE; encoded by the coding sequence ATGAGTGAGAACCGTGCTACGCGTGTGCTCGAAGACGGACAGAAAGACGGTCAGATTCGAGCATCGGAACTGCGACCGCTGCTTGCCGCGATGACCGCGGCCCGGGACGGCGACTTCCGCAGGCTCCCGGAGACCGGCGAGGGAGTGGTGGCCGAACTGACGGCTGTCTTCAACCAGATCATGGACCGCAGCACGCACTTCAACCGTGAAGTGCAGCGGGTCAAGCGGGAGTTGGTGCGGCACGGCCGGCTCGACGAGCGGCTCTCGGCGAGCCCGGGGCCGGGCGACTGGACGACCCGCGTCAACGACGTCAACCATGTGCTCGACGCCCTGGTGGCCCCGGCGGCGAACGCGACGCGCGTGCTGGACGCGGTGGCCGGCGGCGACCTCACCCAGCGCGTCGACCTGCACGACGGCAGCCGTCAGTTACGCGGTGACCTGCGCCGTCTGGGCCGGGCCGTGAACAAGATGGTCGACCAGCTCTCCCTGTTCACCGGCGAGGTCACCCGCGTCGCCCGCGAGGTCGGTACCGAGGGCCGGCTCGGCGGGCGGGCCAAGGTGCAGGGTCTGTCGGGCAGTTGGCGGGACGTGACCGAGGCCGTCAACACGATGGCGTCCCGGCTGACCGCCCAGGTGCGCGACATCGCCCTGGTGACCACGGCGGTGGCCCGCGGCGACCTCACCCGCACGGTCACCGTCGAGGCGACGGGTGAGCTCCTCGAACTCAAGCTGACCGTCAACACGATGGTGGACCAGCTCTCCGCCTTCGCCGACGAGGTGACGAGGGTCGCCCGCGAGGTCGGCACCGAGGGCCAGTTGGGCGGGCGGGCCCAGGTCCGAGGCGTCTCCGGCGTCTGGAAGGACCTCACCGACAACGTCAACTTCATGGCGTCGAACCTGACCTCCCAGGTCCGCAACATCGCGCAGGTCACCACCGCCGTCGCCAACGGTGACCTGAGCCAGAAGATCACCGTCGACGCCCAGGGCGAGATCCTCGAACTCAAGTCGACCATCAACACGATGGTCGACCAGCTCTCCGCCTTCGCCGACGAGGTGACGAGGGTCGCCCGCGAGGTCGGCACCGAGGGCAACCTCGGCGGCCGGGCTCAGGTGCGCGGCGTCTCCGGCGTCTGGAAGGACCTCACCGACAACGTCAACTTCATGGCGGACAACCTGACCTCCCAGGTCCGCAACATCGCCCTCGTCTCCACCGCCGTGGCCCAGGGCGACCTCGGCAAGAAGATCACCGTCGAGGCGAAGGGCGAGATCCTGGAGCTGAAGTCCACCATCAACACGATGGTCGACCAGCTCTCCGCCTTCGCCGACGAGGTCACCCGCGTCGCCCGCGAGGTCGGTACCGAAGGCAACCTCGGCGGTCAGGCCCAGGTGAGAGGCGTCAGCGGCGTCTGGAGAGACCTCACCGACAACGTCAACTTCATGGCACTGAACCTGACTTCGCAGGTACGCAACATCGCCCAGGTGACGACGGCCGTGGCGAACGGCGACCTGTCGAAGAAGATCACCGTCGACGCACGCGGCGAGATCCTGGAGCTGAAGGACACCGTCAACACGATGGTGCAGCAGCTGCGCGCCTTCGCCGACGAGGTGACCCGGGTGGCCCGCGAGGTCGGCACGGACGGCCGGCTCGGCGGCCGGGCGCAGGTGCTGGGCGTCTCCGGCGTCTGGCGGGACCTGACGGACAACGTCAACTACATGGCCGACAACCTCACCTCACAGGTGCGGAACATCGCCCAGGTCACCACGGCCGTCGCCAACGGCGACCTCTCCAAGAAGATCGACGTGGACGCGCGCGGCGAGATCCTGGAGCTGAAGACCGCGATCAACACGATGGTCGACACCCTCTCCTCCTTCTCCTCCGAGGTCACCCGCGTGGCCCGCGAGGTGGGTTCCGAGGGCCAGCTGGGCGGTCAGGCCCGGGTGGAGGGCGTGTACGGGACCTGGAAGCGCCTGACGACGAACGTGAACGAGCTGGCGTCGAACCTGACCACGCAGGTCCGCGCGATCGCCGAGGTCGCCTCCGCCGTGGCCCAGGGCGACATGTCCCGCTCGATCACCGTGGAGACGCGTGGCGAGGTCGCCGAACTGAAGGACAACATCAACCTGATGGTGGCCAACCTGCGCGAGACGACCCGCGCCAAGGACTGGCTGGAGTCCAACCTGGCCCGCCTCGCCGCCCTGATGCAGGGCCACCGCGACCTGATGGAGGTCGCCGACCTGCTGCTGCGCGAGCTGACACCGCTGGTCAACGCGCAGTACGGGGCGTTCTTCCTGGCCGACCCGGACGAGGAGAGCGCCGCGCTGCGGACGACCGTGCCGGCCAAGGGGCTCGCGTTCATCGCCGGATACGGCTCGGCGCAGGGCGCGACCGTCGAGACCGGCGGCCTCCCGGTGCACGGCCTGGTCCGGCAGGCGGCCCGCGAGAAGAAGCGGATCCTCGTCGAGGAGGCCCCGCCGGACTACATCAAGATCAACAGCGGACTGGGCGAGGCGGCCCCCACCAGCGTCGTCATCATCCCGATCCTCTTCGAGGACAAGCTCCTCGGCGTGATCGAGCTGGCGTCGTTCTCCCGCTTCTCCGACGTGCACCTGGCGTTCTTCGACCAGTTCGTGAACACCATCGCCGTCGCCATCAACACGATCATCGCCAACTCCCGTACGGAGTCCCTGCTCGGCGAGTCCCAGCGCCTCGCCATGCAGCTCCAGGAACGCTCGGACGAACTCCAGATGCAGCAGGCGGAGCTGCAGCGCTCGAACGCGGAGCTGGAGGAGAAGGCGGCGCTGCTGGCTACGTCGTCCCAGTACAAGTCGGAGTTCCTGGCGAACATGTCGCACGAGCTGCGGACGCCTCTGAACTCGCTGCTGATCCTGGCGAGGCTGCTGTCGGACAACCCGGACGGCCATCTCACCGACCAGGAGGTCCAGTTCGCGACGACCATCCACAGGTCGGGCTCGGACCTCCTGCAACTGATCAACGACATCCTGGACCTGTCGAAGATCGAGGCGGGCCGGATGGACGTACGCCCGAAGAAACTGCCGCTGATCAAGCTGCTGGACTACGTCCACGCCACGTTCCGCCCGCTCACCCTGGACCGGGGGCTCGCCTTCGAGGTGTCGGTCGGCGAGGACGTACCGCGCGACATGTACTCGGACGAGCAGCGCCTCCAGCAGATCCTGCGCAACCTCCTCTCCAACGCGATCAAGTTCACCGCGACCGGCCGGGTCGAGCTGCGGGTGAGCCGGATGAAGGACCCCGAGCGCCGATGGGGGTCCCCCCGCTCGAGCGAAGTCGAGAGCGGGGCAGTCCTCCGCGAGAGCGACGAGGTGATCGCGTTCGCGGTGTCCGACACCGGCATCGGCATCGCGGCCGAGAAACTCCCGGTGATCTTCGAGGCGTTCCAGCAGGCCGACGGCACGACCAACCGCAAGTACGGCGGCACCGGCCTCGGCCTGTCCATCAGCCGCGAGATCGCGGGCCTGCTGGGCGGCCGTATCGTCGCCGAGAGCGAGCCCGGCGAGGGCTCCACCTTCACGCTGTACGTCCCGGTCGCCAGCCCCGGCCACGCCGCCACCGGCCCGGTTCCCGAGAACCGCCCGCTGCCGGCGCCCGAGCAGCTGTCGGCCGAGACGTACCCGACCGCCCACGACGCGGACGAGTCATGGCCGACACCGGCCAAGCTGGAGGCGTGGCAGACGGGCCGGGCGGGCCGGGTCCTCCCGGGCCGACGCGTGCTGATAGTGGACGACGACATCCGCAACGTCTTCGCGCTCACTCATGTCCTCGGCCGGGTGGGCATGCCGGTCCTGTACGCGGAGAACGGCCGCGAGGGCATCGAGACACTGGAGCGCAACCCGGACGTCGAACTCGTCCTGATGGACATCATGATGCCGGAGATGGACGGATACGAGACGATCTCCGCCATCCGCCGCACCCCGCGCTGGGTGGACCTCCCCATCGTCGCGCTGACCGCGAAGGCCATGCCCGGAGACCGGGAGAAGTCCATCGCGCGGGGCGCCAACGACTACGTACCGAAACCGGTGGACGTGGATCAGCTGCTGACCGTCGTCCGCGACCTCCTGGACCCCGAGGGCGCGGAGCCGGCTGAGGCGCCCCGGAGGCGGAGCGGAGAAGAACTCGCCGCGAAGCCGGAGAACACCGCAGGACCGGGACAGAGCACTTCCGAGGAGGAAGAGGTCCCGCCGACCATCACCGAATGA